The Comamonas sp. GB3 AK4-5 genome includes a region encoding these proteins:
- a CDS encoding glutamate synthase-related protein: MTTAAEIAHLQEHGLYAKHNEHDACGLGFVAHIKGEKRHDIVLGALKILENIDHRGAVGADPLMGDGAGILIQIPDQLYREEMAKQGVELPPAGEYGVGMIFLPKEHASRLACEQEMERAIKAEGQVLLGWRDVPVNRDMPMSPTVREKEPILRQVFIGRGTDVIVQDALERKLYVIRKTASAAIQNLKLKHSKEYYVPSMSSRTVVYKGLLLADQVGVYYLDLADTRCVSAIGLVHQRFSTNTFPEWPLAHPYRYVAHNGEINTVRGNYNWMVAREGVMASPVLADDLQKLYPISFAGQSDTATFDNCLELLTMAGYPISQAVMMMIPEPWEQHEAMDERRRAFYEYHAAMMEPWDGPASIVFTDGRQIGATLDRNGLRPSRYVVTEDDMVILASEAGVLPVPDSKIVRKWRLQPGKMLLIDLEQGRMIEDDELKANVVNTKPYKQWIENLRIKLDQVQVPADFVAPAKSELSLLDRQQAFGFTQEDLKFLMLPMAQNGEEGVGSMGNDSPLAVLSDKNKPLYNYFRQMFAQVTNPPIDPIREAIVMSLVSFVGPKPNLLDINQVNPPMRLELQQPILDFEGMAKLREIEKYTHGKFKSATIDITYPLSWGREGVEAKLASLCAQAVDAIKGGANILIISDRNVSATQVAIPALLALSAIHQHLVRAGLRTTTGLVVETGTAREIHHFAVLAGYGAEAVHPYLAMETLAELFQQPVEGVDADKAVYHYVKAIGKGLSKIMSKMGVSTYMSYCGAQLFECVGLSTATVDKYFTGTASRVEGIGVFEIAEETIRNHVAAFSDDPVLATMLDAGGEYAWRNRGEAHMWTPDAIAKLQHSTRSNNFSTYKEYAQLINDQSKQHMTLRGLFEFKCDPATAIPVDEVEPASEIVKRFATGAMSLGSISTEAHATLAVAMNRIGGKSNTGEGGEDPKRYRNELKGIPIQQGDTLASIIGKAQVESDIELRAGDSLRSKIKQVASGRFGVTAEYLSSSDQIQIKMAQGAKPGEGGQLPGGKVSEYIGMQRYSVPGVGLISPPPHHDIYSIEDLAQLIHDLKNVAPHADISVKLVSEVGVGTIAAGVAKCKSDHVVIAGHDGGTGASPLSSIKHAGGPWEIGLAETQQTLVLNRLRGRIRVQADGQMKTGRDVVIGALLGADEFGFATAPLVVEGCIMMRKCHLNTCPVGVATQDPVLRAKFTGKPEHVVNYFFFIAEEVRQIMAQLGLRKFDELVGRCDLLDTKKGIEHWKAQGLDFSRLFYQPDVPADVARFHVDKQDHLLDKALDVKLIERCQPAIQNGEKVRLMEVARNVNRSVGAMLSGAVTRAHAEGLPDDTIRIHFEGTGGQSFGAFLCQGITLNLTGEANDYTGKGLSGGRVVVRPSREFRGSSVANTIVGNTVMFGATRGEAFFSGVAGERFAVRLSGATAVVEGVGDHGCEYMTGGTVVVLGKTGRNFAAGMSGGLAYVYDEDGKFAERCNTASVKLEKVLPHDEFVSSIDPGVWHHGQSDEQQLRALVEAHSRWTGSQRARDLLDNWAAARAKFVKVFPSEYKRALGEIYERKQKDKQAASAPATPKKEAVAAK, translated from the coding sequence ATGACGACGGCTGCCGAAATCGCCCATTTGCAAGAGCATGGGCTGTACGCCAAGCACAACGAACACGATGCCTGCGGCCTGGGCTTTGTGGCCCATATCAAGGGCGAAAAGCGCCATGACATCGTCCTGGGCGCCTTGAAGATCCTCGAGAACATCGACCACCGCGGCGCCGTGGGGGCCGATCCGCTGATGGGCGACGGCGCCGGCATCCTGATCCAGATCCCCGACCAGCTCTACCGCGAAGAGATGGCCAAACAAGGTGTGGAGCTGCCGCCTGCGGGTGAATACGGCGTGGGCATGATTTTTCTGCCCAAGGAGCATGCTTCGCGTCTGGCCTGCGAGCAGGAGATGGAGCGCGCCATCAAGGCCGAAGGCCAGGTGCTGCTGGGCTGGCGCGATGTGCCGGTGAACCGCGACATGCCCATGTCGCCCACCGTGCGCGAAAAGGAACCCATACTGCGCCAAGTCTTCATCGGCCGCGGCACGGACGTGATTGTGCAGGACGCGCTGGAGCGCAAGCTGTATGTGATCCGCAAGACGGCCAGCGCTGCCATCCAGAACCTCAAGCTCAAGCACAGCAAGGAATACTATGTGCCCAGCATGAGCAGCCGCACTGTGGTCTACAAGGGCCTGCTGCTGGCCGACCAGGTGGGTGTGTATTACCTGGACCTGGCCGATACGCGCTGCGTCTCGGCCATCGGCCTGGTGCACCAGCGCTTTTCCACCAACACCTTCCCCGAGTGGCCGCTGGCCCACCCCTACCGCTACGTGGCCCACAACGGTGAAATCAACACCGTGCGCGGCAACTACAACTGGATGGTGGCACGCGAAGGCGTGATGGCCTCGCCCGTGCTGGCCGACGACCTGCAAAAGCTCTACCCCATCAGCTTTGCCGGCCAGTCCGATACCGCCACCTTCGACAACTGCCTGGAACTGCTGACCATGGCGGGCTACCCCATCAGCCAGGCCGTGATGATGATGATTCCCGAACCCTGGGAGCAGCACGAGGCCATGGACGAGCGCCGCCGCGCCTTCTATGAATACCACGCCGCGATGATGGAGCCCTGGGACGGCCCGGCCTCCATCGTCTTCACCGATGGCCGCCAGATCGGCGCCACGCTGGACCGCAACGGCCTGCGCCCCTCGCGCTATGTGGTCACCGAAGACGATATGGTCATCTTGGCCTCCGAGGCCGGCGTGCTGCCGGTGCCCGACAGCAAGATCGTGCGCAAGTGGCGGCTGCAGCCCGGCAAGATGCTGCTGATCGACCTGGAGCAGGGCCGCATGATTGAAGACGACGAGCTCAAGGCCAATGTCGTCAATACCAAGCCCTACAAGCAGTGGATCGAGAACCTGCGCATCAAGCTCGACCAGGTGCAGGTGCCGGCTGACTTTGTGGCGCCCGCCAAGTCTGAGCTGAGTCTGCTGGACCGCCAGCAGGCCTTTGGCTTCACGCAGGAAGACCTCAAGTTCCTGATGCTGCCCATGGCCCAGAACGGCGAAGAAGGCGTGGGCTCCATGGGCAACGACAGCCCGTTGGCCGTGCTGTCCGACAAGAACAAGCCGCTTTACAACTACTTCCGCCAGATGTTCGCGCAGGTGACCAACCCGCCGATCGACCCCATCCGCGAAGCCATCGTGATGTCGCTGGTGTCCTTTGTGGGCCCCAAGCCCAATTTGCTGGATATCAACCAGGTCAACCCGCCCATGCGCCTGGAGCTGCAGCAGCCCATCCTCGATTTCGAAGGCATGGCCAAGCTGCGGGAGATCGAAAAATACACCCACGGCAAGTTCAAGAGCGCGACCATTGACATCACCTACCCGCTGTCCTGGGGGCGTGAAGGCGTGGAAGCCAAGCTGGCCTCGCTGTGTGCCCAGGCGGTGGATGCCATCAAGGGTGGTGCCAACATTCTGATCATCAGCGACCGCAATGTGAGCGCTACGCAAGTGGCCATTCCCGCGCTGCTGGCGCTGTCGGCTATCCACCAGCACCTGGTACGCGCGGGCCTGCGCACCACCACCGGCCTGGTGGTGGAAACCGGCACCGCCCGCGAAATCCACCATTTCGCCGTACTGGCCGGCTATGGCGCCGAAGCCGTCCACCCCTATCTGGCCATGGAAACCCTGGCCGAGCTGTTCCAGCAGCCCGTGGAGGGTGTGGATGCCGACAAGGCGGTCTACCACTACGTCAAGGCCATCGGCAAAGGCCTGTCCAAGATCATGTCCAAGATGGGCGTGTCCACCTATATGTCGTATTGCGGCGCCCAGCTGTTTGAGTGCGTGGGCCTTTCCACTGCCACGGTGGACAAGTACTTCACCGGCACCGCCAGCCGCGTGGAAGGCATAGGTGTGTTCGAGATCGCCGAGGAAACCATACGCAACCATGTGGCCGCCTTCAGCGATGACCCGGTGCTGGCCACCATGCTGGACGCCGGCGGCGAATACGCCTGGCGCAACCGTGGCGAGGCCCATATGTGGACGCCCGACGCCATCGCCAAGCTGCAGCATTCCACCCGTAGCAACAACTTCAGCACCTACAAGGAATATGCCCAGCTGATCAACGACCAGAGCAAGCAGCATATGACGCTGCGCGGCCTGTTCGAGTTCAAGTGCGACCCCGCCACGGCCATTCCCGTGGACGAGGTGGAGCCGGCTTCCGAGATCGTCAAGCGCTTTGCCACTGGCGCCATGTCGCTGGGTTCCATCTCCACCGAGGCCCATGCCACGCTGGCCGTGGCCATGAACCGCATTGGCGGCAAGAGCAACACCGGCGAAGGCGGCGAAGACCCCAAGCGCTACCGCAATGAGTTGAAGGGCATCCCCATCCAACAGGGCGATACGCTGGCCTCCATCATCGGCAAGGCCCAGGTGGAGTCCGACATTGAACTGCGCGCAGGCGACAGCCTGCGCTCCAAGATCAAGCAGGTGGCTTCCGGCCGCTTTGGGGTGACGGCCGAGTACCTGTCGTCTTCCGACCAGATCCAGATCAAGATGGCCCAGGGCGCCAAGCCCGGTGAAGGCGGCCAGTTGCCAGGCGGCAAGGTGTCCGAATACATCGGCATGCAGCGCTACTCCGTGCCCGGCGTGGGTCTGATCTCGCCCCCGCCCCACCACGACATCTATTCCATCGAAGACCTGGCACAGCTGATTCACGATTTGAAGAACGTGGCCCCGCATGCTGACATCTCGGTCAAGCTGGTGTCCGAAGTCGGCGTAGGCACGATTGCAGCCGGCGTGGCCAAGTGCAAGAGCGACCATGTGGTGATCGCCGGCCACGACGGCGGCACCGGTGCATCGCCGCTGTCCTCCATCAAGCATGCCGGTGGTCCCTGGGAAATCGGCCTGGCGGAAACCCAGCAAACCCTGGTGCTGAACCGCCTGCGCGGCCGCATCCGCGTGCAGGCCGACGGCCAGATGAAGACCGGCCGCGATGTGGTGATTGGTGCGCTGTTGGGCGCCGATGAATTCGGCTTTGCTACCGCACCCCTGGTGGTGGAGGGCTGCATCATGATGCGCAAATGCCACCTCAACACCTGCCCCGTGGGCGTGGCCACACAAGACCCGGTGCTGCGCGCCAAGTTCACTGGCAAGCCCGAGCATGTGGTGAATTACTTCTTCTTCATCGCCGAAGAAGTGCGCCAGATCATGGCCCAGCTGGGCCTGCGCAAATTCGATGAGCTGGTGGGCCGCTGCGACCTGCTAGACACCAAGAAGGGCATCGAACACTGGAAGGCCCAGGGCCTGGACTTCAGCCGCTTGTTCTACCAGCCCGATGTGCCGGCCGATGTGGCGCGTTTTCATGTCGACAAACAGGATCACCTGTTGGATAAGGCCCTGGATGTGAAGCTGATCGAGCGCTGCCAGCCCGCGATTCAAAACGGCGAGAAGGTGCGCCTGATGGAAGTGGCGCGCAATGTGAACCGCTCCGTGGGCGCCATGCTCTCCGGCGCCGTGACCCGCGCCCATGCCGAAGGCCTGCCGGACGACACCATCCGCATCCACTTCGAGGGCACGGGCGGCCAGTCCTTTGGCGCCTTTCTGTGCCAGGGCATCACGCTGAACCTGACCGGCGAGGCCAATGACTACACCGGCAAGGGCCTGTCCGGCGGTCGCGTGGTGGTGCGGCCCAGCCGCGAATTCCGCGGCAGCTCGGTGGCCAACACCATCGTGGGCAACACCGTGATGTTTGGTGCCACCCGGGGCGAGGCCTTTTTCAGTGGCGTGGCCGGTGAACGCTTTGCCGTGCGCCTGTCCGGCGCCACGGCGGTGGTCGAAGGCGTGGGTGACCATGGCTGCGAATACATGACTGGTGGCACCGTGGTGGTGCTGGGCAAGACCGGCCGCAACTTTGCCGCTGGCATGAGCGGCGGCCTGGCCTATGTCTACGACGAAGACGGCAAGTTTGCCGAGCGTTGCAACACCGCATCGGTGAAGCTGGAGAAAGTGCTGCCCCACGACGAGTTCGTCAGCAGCATCGACCCTGGCGTGTGGCACCACGGCCAGAGCGACGAGCAGCAGCTGCGTGCCCTGGTCGAGGCCCACAGCCGCTGGACCGGATCGCAACGCGCCCGTGACCTGCTGGACAACTGGGCCGCAGCGCGTGCCAAGTTCGTCAAGGTCTTCCCCAGCGAGTACAAGCGTGCCCTCGGCGAAATCTATGAACGCAAACAAAAGGACAAGCAAGCTGCATCTGCGCCGGCCACTCCCAAAAAAGAAGCGGTAGCAGCCAAGTAA
- a CDS encoding glutamate synthase subunit beta, which translates to MGKSTGFMEYERIEEGYAPVAERLKHYQEFVIALTPEQAKIQGARCMDCGTPFCNNGCPVNNIIPDFNDLVYRGDWANAIQVLHSTNNFPEFTGRICPAPCEAACVANINGDAIGIKSIEHAIIDRAWAEGWVKPLLPKLQTGKTVAVVGAGPAGLAAAQQLVRAGHDVTLFEKNDQVGGLLRYGIPDFKLNKSHIDRRVEQLVAEGLKIRTGVLVAGKDGLGKDSKVTNWSKETIAPETLMAEFDAVLLTGGAEQSRDLPVPGRELKGVHFAMEFLPQQNKTTAEGKYKGQIRADGKHVVVIGGGDTGSDCVGTSNRHGAASVTQLELMPMPPEQEHKPLVWPYWPLKLRTSSSHQEGCEREFAIATKEFMGEKGQLTAIKTVRLEFKDGKMTEVAGSEQILKADLVFLAMGFVSPVQTVLDAFGVDKDARGNAKASTDFTGGYATSVRKLFAAGDIRRGQSLVVWAIREGRQAARAVDEFLMGTSQLPR; encoded by the coding sequence ATGGGTAAGAGCACCGGCTTTATGGAGTACGAGCGCATCGAAGAGGGCTATGCCCCTGTTGCGGAACGTCTCAAACACTACCAAGAATTCGTCATTGCATTGACGCCCGAGCAGGCCAAGATCCAGGGCGCACGCTGCATGGACTGCGGCACACCGTTTTGCAACAACGGCTGCCCGGTCAACAACATCATTCCGGACTTCAACGACCTGGTGTACCGGGGTGACTGGGCCAACGCCATCCAGGTGCTGCACAGCACCAACAACTTCCCCGAGTTCACCGGCCGTATCTGCCCCGCACCCTGCGAGGCGGCTTGCGTGGCCAATATCAATGGCGATGCCATAGGCATCAAGTCGATTGAGCACGCCATCATCGACCGCGCCTGGGCCGAAGGCTGGGTGAAGCCCCTGCTGCCCAAGCTGCAGACCGGAAAGACGGTCGCCGTGGTGGGCGCCGGCCCGGCCGGCCTGGCTGCAGCCCAGCAACTGGTGCGCGCCGGCCACGATGTGACACTGTTCGAGAAGAACGACCAGGTCGGCGGCCTGCTGCGCTACGGCATCCCCGACTTCAAGCTGAACAAATCCCACATCGACCGCCGCGTGGAGCAACTGGTGGCAGAGGGCCTGAAGATTCGCACCGGCGTGCTGGTGGCGGGCAAGGACGGCCTGGGCAAGGACAGCAAGGTGACCAACTGGTCCAAGGAAACCATTGCCCCTGAAACTTTGATGGCCGAGTTCGACGCCGTGCTGCTCACCGGTGGTGCCGAGCAATCGCGCGACCTGCCCGTGCCCGGTCGCGAGCTCAAGGGCGTGCATTTCGCCATGGAGTTTTTGCCGCAGCAAAACAAGACCACGGCAGAGGGCAAGTACAAGGGCCAGATCCGTGCGGACGGAAAGCATGTGGTGGTGATTGGCGGTGGCGACACCGGCAGCGACTGCGTGGGTACATCCAACCGCCACGGTGCGGCCAGCGTGACCCAGCTGGAGTTGATGCCCATGCCGCCCGAGCAGGAGCACAAGCCCCTGGTCTGGCCTTACTGGCCGCTCAAGCTGCGCACCAGCTCCAGCCACCAGGAAGGTTGCGAGCGCGAGTTCGCCATTGCTACCAAGGAATTCATGGGCGAGAAGGGCCAGCTCACCGCCATCAAGACCGTGCGCCTGGAATTCAAGGACGGCAAGATGACCGAGGTGGCAGGCTCCGAGCAAATTCTCAAGGCCGATCTGGTGTTTCTGGCCATGGGCTTTGTCAGCCCCGTGCAGACCGTGCTCGACGCCTTTGGCGTGGACAAGGACGCACGCGGAAACGCCAAGGCCAGCACCGATTTCACGGGCGGCTATGCCACCAGTGTGCGCAAGCTGTTTGCCGCAGGCGATATCCGCCGTGGCCAATCCCTGGTGGTGTGGGCCATCCGTGAAGGCAGGCAAGCCGCGCGCGCAGTGGACGAGTTTTTGATGGGTACGAGCCAGTTGCCGCGTTGA
- a CDS encoding DUF3293 domain-containing protein produces the protein MKTTLPPALVQAYRQAWYEVWLPASGQMSSQVQDTPSLLQVDVAHAPLRQTMQRLNARQACLLTACNPRGQLLPAAENTRRMQALRQALQAEGWTWTPALGRDPLGQWPGEESLLIWHMDRAQARYWGRQWAQNAVLVFGDDAIPRLECLR, from the coding sequence ATGAAAACCACGCTGCCGCCCGCACTGGTGCAGGCCTATCGCCAGGCCTGGTATGAGGTGTGGCTTCCGGCATCGGGCCAAATGTCCAGCCAGGTGCAGGACACCCCCAGCCTGCTGCAGGTGGATGTGGCCCATGCGCCACTGCGCCAGACCATGCAACGACTGAACGCACGCCAAGCCTGTCTGCTGACTGCCTGTAACCCCAGGGGGCAGTTGCTGCCAGCCGCCGAAAACACCCGGCGCATGCAGGCCCTGCGCCAGGCCTTGCAGGCCGAAGGCTGGACCTGGACCCCGGCCCTGGGCCGCGACCCCCTGGGCCAATGGCCGGGCGAGGAGAGCCTGTTGATCTGGCATATGGACCGCGCCCAGGCCCGCTACTGGGGCCGGCAATGGGCGCAAAACGCCGTGCTGGTCTTTGGCGATGACGCCATTCCCCGACTGGAATGTCTGCGCTGA
- a CDS encoding amino acid ABC transporter substrate-binding protein, with translation MKKRTLLATVALTALLAACGKNEPAATTAAPDAAPAPVAATKLVVGLDDNFPPMGFRDEKNQLVGFDIDMANEVAKRANIEVEFKPIDWNAKEAELLGKRVDALWNGLTILEARKEKILFSDPYMVNKQIIIVKAGSPIKGKADMAGKVVGAQEGSSAVTAMEKDTELHKQFKETKLFGDNIAALMDLETGRLDVVVVDEVVGRYLVNKKPDNYTVLSDDFGTEDYGVGFRKDDEATRNKVNDVLTEMKKDGKAAEIAQKWFGADVIKH, from the coding sequence ATGAAAAAACGCACCCTCCTGGCCACGGTGGCCCTGACTGCTCTGCTGGCCGCTTGCGGCAAGAACGAACCTGCAGCGACCACTGCCGCTCCGGATGCCGCTCCCGCACCCGTCGCTGCCACCAAGCTGGTGGTGGGCCTGGACGATAACTTCCCGCCCATGGGCTTCCGTGACGAGAAGAACCAACTGGTGGGCTTTGACATCGACATGGCCAATGAAGTGGCCAAGCGCGCCAATATCGAAGTGGAATTCAAGCCCATCGACTGGAACGCCAAGGAAGCCGAGCTGCTGGGCAAGCGCGTGGATGCGCTGTGGAATGGCCTGACCATTCTGGAAGCCCGCAAGGAAAAGATTCTGTTCTCCGACCCCTACATGGTGAACAAGCAGATCATCATCGTGAAGGCTGGCTCGCCCATCAAGGGCAAGGCCGATATGGCCGGCAAGGTCGTGGGTGCCCAGGAAGGCTCCAGCGCCGTGACCGCCATGGAAAAGGACACCGAACTGCACAAGCAGTTCAAGGAAACCAAGCTCTTTGGTGACAACATTGCCGCGCTGATGGACCTGGAAACCGGCCGCCTGGACGTGGTGGTGGTCGATGAAGTGGTGGGCCGTTACCTGGTGAACAAAAAGCCTGACAACTACACCGTGCTGAGCGATGACTTCGGCACCGAAGACTACGGCGTGGGCTTCCGCAAGGACGACGAAGCCACGCGCAACAAGGTCAACGACGTGCTGACCGAGATGAAGAAGGACGGCAAGGCCGCTGAAATCGCACAGAAGTGGTTTGGCGCTGACGTCATCAAGCATTGA
- a CDS encoding amino acid ABC transporter permease, with the protein MDYVISLLGPMTDGALVTLKLFVITLVLSIPLGLALALMRISRFRALSALVGGYIWLMRGTPLMLQLLFVYYALPFVPGVGIRLPDFPAAVVAFALNYAAYFAEIFRAGIQSVDRGQYEGAKVLGMSYAQTMRRIVLPQMWSRILPPVSNETITLVKDTSLIYVLALNDLLRVARGVVQRDFTFTPFIVAGVFYLAMTLVLTWGFQYLEKRHARYE; encoded by the coding sequence ATGGATTACGTAATTTCGCTGTTGGGGCCCATGACCGATGGGGCCCTGGTCACTCTCAAACTGTTTGTCATCACGCTGGTGTTGTCCATTCCCCTGGGTCTGGCGCTGGCGCTGATGCGCATCTCCCGCTTTCGGGCGCTCAGCGCCCTGGTGGGGGGCTATATCTGGTTGATGCGCGGCACGCCGCTGATGCTGCAGCTGCTGTTTGTCTATTACGCCCTGCCTTTTGTGCCGGGCGTGGGCATTCGCCTGCCCGATTTTCCGGCCGCCGTGGTGGCCTTTGCGCTGAACTACGCCGCCTACTTTGCGGAGATCTTCCGCGCCGGCATTCAGTCGGTGGACCGTGGCCAGTATGAAGGCGCCAAGGTGCTGGGCATGAGCTATGCCCAGACCATGCGCCGCATCGTCCTGCCCCAGATGTGGTCCCGCATTCTGCCCCCGGTCAGCAACGAGACCATCACCCTGGTCAAGGACACCTCGCTGATCTATGTGCTGGCCCTGAACGACCTGCTGCGCGTGGCGCGCGGCGTGGTGCAGCGCGACTTCACGTTTACCCCCTTCATCGTGGCAGGGGTCTTCTATCTGGCGATGACGCTGGTGCTGACCTGGGGCTTCCAATACCTGGAAAAGCGCCATGCGAGGTATGAGTGA
- a CDS encoding amino acid ABC transporter ATP-binding protein, which produces MISAQDIHKGFAGTPVLKGVSLELQRGEVVAVIGPSGSGKSTFLRCLNHLETIDRGTISIEGEVLARSEGEAKAQYVSEAEIRKIGRKMGMVFQSFNLFPHLTVLENIIEAPIQVKGMKREAIVPKAEALLKKVGLLEKRDAYPNRLSGGQKQRVAIARALAMDPDILLFDEPTSALDPELTGEVLRTMRGLAEEHMTMLVVTHEMGFAREVANRVIFMDGGHIVEQGPAAAFFASPQQARTRAFLHNML; this is translated from the coding sequence ATGATTTCCGCCCAGGACATCCACAAGGGTTTTGCCGGCACACCGGTGCTCAAGGGCGTGTCTCTGGAGCTGCAACGCGGTGAGGTGGTGGCCGTGATCGGCCCATCGGGCTCAGGCAAGAGCACGTTTTTGCGTTGCCTGAACCACCTGGAGACGATTGACCGCGGCACCATCAGCATTGAGGGTGAGGTGTTGGCCCGCTCCGAAGGCGAGGCCAAGGCCCAGTATGTGAGCGAGGCCGAGATCCGCAAGATCGGCCGCAAGATGGGCATGGTGTTCCAGTCCTTCAATCTCTTCCCCCACCTCACGGTGCTGGAGAACATCATTGAAGCGCCCATACAGGTCAAGGGCATGAAGCGCGAAGCCATCGTGCCCAAGGCCGAGGCGCTCCTAAAGAAGGTGGGCCTGCTGGAAAAGCGCGATGCCTATCCCAACCGCCTCTCGGGTGGTCAAAAGCAGCGTGTGGCCATTGCCCGTGCGCTGGCCATGGACCCGGACATCTTGCTGTTTGACGAGCCCACCTCGGCCCTGGACCCGGAGCTGACCGGCGAAGTGCTGCGCACCATGCGCGGGCTGGCCGAGGAGCATATGACCATGTTGGTGGTGACCCATGAAATGGGTTTTGCCCGCGAGGTGGCCAACCGCGTCATCTTCATGGACGGCGGCCATATCGTGGAGCAGGGCCCTGCGGCGGCCTTTTTTGCCAGTCCACAGCAGGCCCGCACCCGCGCCTTTTTGCACAATATGTTGTGA
- a CDS encoding ABC transporter ATP-binding protein: protein MSPSPSLVELHNVTFGYGERTILRDLSLSVPRGKVTALMGASGGGKTTVLRLIGGQYRAQQGQVLFDGQDVGQMDQASLYGARRRMGMLFQFGALFTDMDVFDNVAFPLREHTQLPPSMVRDIVLMKLHAVGLRGARELMPSEISGGMARRVALARAMALDPELLMYDEPFAGLDPISLGTSARLIRTLNDAMGLTTILVSHDVEETFRVSDHVVILGAGGVAAQGTPEEVMQHPDPLVQQFVHARPTGPVPFHYAAPSLEADFGSAGRQGGER from the coding sequence ATGTCTCCATCTCCTTCTCTGGTAGAGCTGCACAATGTCACGTTCGGCTATGGCGAACGGACTATTTTGCGCGACCTCTCGCTGTCGGTGCCGCGCGGCAAGGTGACGGCGCTGATGGGTGCCTCCGGTGGCGGCAAGACCACGGTGCTGCGCCTGATCGGCGGGCAGTACCGCGCCCAGCAGGGCCAGGTGCTGTTCGACGGCCAGGATGTGGGGCAGATGGACCAGGCCAGCCTGTACGGCGCCCGCCGGCGCATGGGCATGTTGTTCCAGTTCGGCGCTCTGTTTACCGACATGGACGTGTTCGACAACGTGGCCTTTCCGCTGCGCGAGCACACCCAGTTGCCGCCCTCCATGGTGCGCGACATTGTGCTGATGAAGCTGCACGCCGTAGGCCTGCGTGGCGCGCGTGAGCTGATGCCCAGTGAAATCTCCGGCGGCATGGCCCGCCGCGTGGCCCTGGCACGCGCCATGGCGCTGGACCCGGAGCTGCTGATGTATGACGAGCCTTTTGCAGGGCTGGACCCCATTTCCCTGGGCACCTCGGCGCGGCTGATTCGCACGCTCAACGACGCCATGGGGCTGACCACCATCTTGGTTTCTCACGATGTGGAAGAGACCTTCCGCGTTTCCGACCATGTGGTGATTCTGGGCGCGGGCGGTGTGGCCGCCCAGGGAACGCCCGAAGAGGTCATGCAGCACCCAGACCCCTTGGTGCAGCAGTTTGTGCATGCCCGCCCGACCGGGCCCGTGCCCTTTCACTACGCCGCGCCTTCGCTGGAAGCCGATTTCGGCAGCGCAGGCCGCCAGGGGGGGGAGCGATGA
- the mlaE gene encoding lipid asymmetry maintenance ABC transporter permease subunit MlaE, with product MNWLHPARIGMAVRGKLIDLGQGARLFARLLGLLPEALRRFRLTGDQIHFLGNYSLAIIGVSGLFVGFVLGLQGYYILQRYGSAEALGMMVTLSLLRELGPVVTALLFAGRAGTALTAEIGLMKAGEQLSAMEMMAVDPVKRILAPRFWAGVVTMPLLAAVFSAVGVLGGWIVGVLMIGVDSGAFWGQMQSGVDWWDDLGNGVFKSLVFGVAVTFVALLQGYVAKPTPEGVSRATTRTVVMASLAVLGLDFLMTAWMFTV from the coding sequence ATGAACTGGCTGCATCCCGCACGCATAGGCATGGCCGTACGCGGCAAATTGATCGATCTGGGCCAAGGCGCACGCCTGTTCGCCCGTCTGCTGGGACTGCTGCCCGAGGCGCTGCGGCGCTTTCGGCTGACGGGTGACCAGATCCACTTCCTGGGCAATTACTCGCTGGCCATCATTGGCGTCTCCGGCCTGTTCGTGGGCTTTGTGCTGGGCCTGCAGGGCTATTACATCCTGCAGCGCTATGGCTCGGCCGAAGCTCTGGGCATGATGGTCACCCTGAGCCTGCTGCGCGAGCTGGGCCCCGTGGTCACCGCCTTGCTGTTTGCCGGCCGTGCCGGCACGGCCTTGACGGCGGAAATCGGCCTGATGAAGGCCGGTGAACAGCTGTCGGCCATGGAAATGATGGCCGTGGACCCGGTCAAGCGCATTCTGGCGCCCCGGTTCTGGGCCGGGGTGGTGACCATGCCGCTGCTGGCGGCAGTGTTCAGCGCCGTAGGCGTGCTGGGCGGCTGGATCGTCGGTGTGCTGATGATCGGTGTGGATTCCGGTGCCTTCTGGGGCCAGATGCAGTCTGGCGTGGACTGGTGGGATGACCTGGGCAATGGGGTATTCAAGAGCCTGGTGTTTGGCGTGGCCGTGACCTTTGTGGCGTTGCTGCAGGGCTATGTGGCCAAGCCGACACCAGAGGGTGTGTCGCGCGCGACTACGCGCACGGTGGTGATGGCCTCGCTGGCAGTGCTGGGGCTGGACTTCCTGATGACCGCCTGGATGTTTACCGTCTGA